From Aquificaceae bacterium:
GCTCACAGGCAGATGGAAAAGGGGACAAGAGTTGGAAATAATTAGTTCTTTGCTAAGTTTAGCAAGCTCTTCCACAAGGTTTAGCTTTTCTCTGAGGTTTGCCTTCCACACATTCCTGCCGTTTATAATGCCCGCTATTAAAACCTTCTCCTCTGGAAAGCCTTCCTTCCTTAGGTTTTCAAGGTTTTCTCTGTTAGAGACCAGGTCAAAACCAAGAGCCTTGACAGGAAGCTCCACAAACCTCTTGTAGTTAGAAACGCTGTCATAGTAGGTTATCACATAAAGGTCTACATACTTACTCAAGCAAGCATAGGTCTCATGCACCAAGTCCCACTCCCAATCTTGCATATCAAGACACAAAGCAGGGTCTTCCATTATCACCACCTGTGCACCCGCAGAACTTAGTGCCTTGAGCAACTCTTCGTAAGCTGGAAACACCGCATTGAGATATTCCTCAAAGTCCTTTTGACCTTCCAACTTTGAAAGCTCATAAAGGGGCAAATCTGACAGAGAAGACCTTTTCAAGACCTTTGAGAGCTTAAGGAAAGTGTAGGGTGCTATTACCTTTGGAAGAGCCTCGTATCCTTTGCCTTTTAGATAGGAGTATTCCTCAAGGGGTATGTTTTTGAAAAGCCTAAAGTCTTTGCCCTCAAGTTCTGGGACAAGGTAGTGGTAGTTGGTATTGAAGTATTTTGTCATTTCAAGAGCCTGAGCACCACGTGCCATCTGGAAGTAGGTCTCAAGACCCTTGTATTCTCCAAACCTTCTGGGAATTGCACCAAGGGTTATGGACATATCCAACATAAAGTCGTAGTAAGAAAGGTCTCCAGAAGGGAAAAGGTCTACATACTGGCTGTAGAGCCTAGCAATCCAATCCCTCAAAGAGTTCATGCCATCTATGAAATCCTGCTCTGATATTTTGCCCTTCCAGAAGTTTTCAAGAAGGCTTTTGAACTCCCTTTTCTCTCCAAGCTTAGGGAAGCCATAGGCAAGGGTTTTCATGCCAAATACCTCCTACCTTAATAGGACGAAATACTATTATATGCCAACTCTTCTATCTGTCTTATTTTGGGATAAGGCTCTGGTTTGGAAAATATAAAGCCTTGAATAAAGTCTACACCGTTTCTCAACACCATAGGTGCATCCAAGCAAACCTACATGGTATAATTCTATCCAGATATAAGATGGTGCAAGAAATCCTTTCAAGGCTTGAAAAGGTGTTTCCGGACAGGCTTGAGTTGAACTTTTCAAACCCGCTTGAGCTACTGGTGGCTGTTATACTTGCAGCACAGTCAACAGACAAAAAGGTAAATCAAGTGACAGAGAAGTTATTTAAGAAATACAGAAGCTGTGAGGACTACCTCAAAGCAACCTTAGAGGAGTTAGAAAGGGATATAAGCTCCATAAACTACTATAAAAACAAGGCAAAGTTTATAAAGTCTGCCTGTCAGCAGATAATGGAAAGGTTTGGAGGACAAGTTCCAGACAGTATGGAAGCTCTCACAAGCCTGCCTGGAATAGGCAGGAAAAGTGCTAACATTATCCTATACAACGCCTTTGGAAAGAACGAAGGTATTGCGGTAGATACGCATGTGTCAAGGGTTAGTCAAAGACTGGGTCTAACAAAGGAGAAAAAACCTGAAAAGATAGAAAAAGACCTAATGAAAATAGTCCCAAGGGAACAGTGGGGGAAATTCTCTAACCTCCTTGTTCTTCTTGGAAGGTATATATGCACCGCACAAAAGCCAAAGCATCACGAGTGTCCTCTTTATGACCTCTGTCCTTCGAGGGAGTTATGATAGGCGTAATAGGTGGCAGTGGACTTTATAAACTTGAAGGCTTTGAAATAGTGAAAAAACTTAAAGTAAGGACGCCTTTTGGCGAACCCTCTTCTGAAGTGGTAATAGCCAAAGTGGGAGATAGGGAGCTTGCCTTTATCTCAAGGCATGGTGAAGGACATGTATACCCCCCTCATCTTGTGCCATATAGGGCAAACCTCTGGGCTTTGAGGGAGCTTGGTGTAAATAGAGTTTTGGCTGTGTCTGCGGTTGGTGGCATAAATAGGGCTTTTAAGCCAGGAGATTTTGTGGTAATTGACGACCTTCTTGACCTTACAAAAAACAGAAAAGATACCTTTTATGAAGGTAAGTTTTCTCTGCCTGTGGATGGCAATGACAAGGTAGCCAAACTTTTGAAAGAAGGAAAGGTAGTTCACATAGACGCAAGCCAGCTATACTGTCCTCAGATGAGAAGCCTTCTTTTTGAGGTTTTGGAAGACTTAAAACTTTCCTACCATCCCTCTGGTGTTTATGCTTGCACGGAAGGACCAAGGTTTGAAACACCGGCGGAGATAAGGGCTATAGAAAGGCTTGGTGGCGATGTGGTAGGTATGACAGGCTATCCTGAAGTGGTCCTTGCCAGAGAGCTCACCATGTGTTATGCAAGCATATGCATAGTGGCAAACCCTGCAGCAGGTATAGCAGGCTACAGGCTAACCAGCGACGAGGTTATAGGTCTTATGAAGGAAAAGGAGCAAGAAATAGGCAGGTTGATAGTTGAGTTTGTAAAGAGGCTACCGGAGGAAAGAACTTGTGGTTGCGACCGCATATTAGATGGTGCGGAGGTTTAGGCGATTACAAATTTACCTTTTCTTCCACTACAAAAGGCTTGTCTTCTTTTGTCCTATAGTATATCCTCACCAAAAGCTCTGCTATTACTCCTGTAGATATGAGTTGTATACCTGCAAGAATGAAAAGAACGCTAAGAATTAGGAGGGGTCTCCTTCCTATATCTTGGTCAAGAAAGAGTTTGAGAAAGACAAGGTAAAAGAGTGCCAAAAGACCCAAGCTAAGCAAGATAAAGCCAAAAGTCCCAAAAACATACATGGGCTTGTTTATGTATTCGTTTAGGAACTTTACCAAGAAAATATCAAGAATGACCCTTATAGTCCTACCGATACCATACTTTGACTTTCCATACAATCTTGGATGATGCCTCACTGGAATTTCTGTTATTTTTGCTCCAAACCTTTTTGTAAGTGCTGGCAGAAACCTATGCATGTCCCCGTATAGCTCAAGC
This genomic window contains:
- the nth gene encoding endonuclease III → MVQEILSRLEKVFPDRLELNFSNPLELLVAVILAAQSTDKKVNQVTEKLFKKYRSCEDYLKATLEELERDISSINYYKNKAKFIKSACQQIMERFGGQVPDSMEALTSLPGIGRKSANIILYNAFGKNEGIAVDTHVSRVSQRLGLTKEKKPEKIEKDLMKIVPREQWGKFSNLLVLLGRYICTAQKPKHHECPLYDLCPSREL
- the mtnP gene encoding S-methyl-5'-thioadenosine phosphorylase, whose protein sequence is MIGVIGGSGLYKLEGFEIVKKLKVRTPFGEPSSEVVIAKVGDRELAFISRHGEGHVYPPHLVPYRANLWALRELGVNRVLAVSAVGGINRAFKPGDFVVIDDLLDLTKNRKDTFYEGKFSLPVDGNDKVAKLLKEGKVVHIDASQLYCPQMRSLLFEVLEDLKLSYHPSGVYACTEGPRFETPAEIRAIERLGGDVVGMTGYPEVVLARELTMCYASICIVANPAAGIAGYRLTSDEVIGLMKEKEQEIGRLIVEFVKRLPEERTCGCDRILDGAEV